The Actinomyces lilanjuaniae genome segment GAGACGGGCAGGCCCGTCCGGCTCCTCCACGCAGAACATCTCTACAGCAAGCACCCCGGTAACCTGGAACTCCTCCGCCACCGTACGCGCGATGCGTTGCGCCTCCTCGGCAGCAACGGGGTCCAGCCCAGGAGCGGGAGCCACGGCCTCCACACACATACCTGAGGCCTGGACGGTCTGAACCGCTGGCCAGGCCTCCACCTGCCCTCGGGGGCTGCGAGCGACCAGCACGGCCAGCTCCCGGGAGAACGGGACTGCCTGCTCCACCAGGAGGCTGGTGACCGCGCCTCCTCCCAGGCTGCCCCCGCCTCCGGTCGAGGACCCGGTGTCGCCAGCGGCTGCCGCGGCCACGGCTGTCAGCCAGTCACGGGCAGGCCCCTCATCCAGGGCTGCGGCGTCGTGGACCAGCAGCACACCGTGGCCGTCGTAGCCGCCACGAGGAGTCTTGAGCACCACCGGCCACCCGTGGACCTCGGCGAAGGCACGTACGTCAGCAGCCATCGTGTCCGCTGTCACCCCAGCCGTCGACTCAGGCACCGCCTCAGCCGCCGACGTCCCCGCACGGCGTACCGTCCCACCAGCCATGGCCCCGACCTCGGCCCAGGCTGGCTGCGGCAGCCCCGCCCTGGCCACGGCCTGACGCATCACACGTTTGTCCTGGGCTAGCAGGAGCGCCTGGGGCGAGGGCTGGACACTGAGCCCCTCGGACTGCAGAGACGTCAGGAGGGAGGTGTCCTGGTGCTCGTGCTCAAAGGTGAGGACATCGGCGGCCTGTCCCGCGCAGAAGCCACGGGCGCCCTCGGCCTCCTCGCCGTGGCGACCTGAGACGAGCCTGCGCAGCGCGGTCGCGTCATCGGCCGCACCAACCGGGGCGTCCACGGTAACCTGACCCGCAGAGCCCTCACCGGACTCGACCAGTACTCGCAGGTGGATACCGAGGGCACTGGCCTCCTCCTGCATCATGCGGGCCAGCTGCCCGCCCCCGACAACAGCTACGACAGGTGTGGTCACGCCCCACAGGCTACCCGTAGGGTGTGCCTGGTGACGTCACCTACCCGCTCCCACACGGATGAGGACCCTGCCGACGCCGTCCCGTCCGGTCCCGCCGCTTCCCAGGCGCCCTCGGCAGCCAGCAGGCTCGCGGGCCACCTGGTGGGCCTACCCAGGCCCGCTCAGGTCCTGGCGGTGTGGGCGGCCTGCTCCACCCTGACCTTCCTCGTCCTGAGGCTGTCCGCACAGGACACGCCCGCAACTGCCTGGGCCGGGGCTGCTCCCGGGTGGCAGGAGCACATGTCCTTCTGGGACGCGGGCTGGTACGAGAGGATCGCCCGAGAGGGCTACCCGCGTCGCCTCCCTGTGGATGCCCAGGGAGACGTGACACAGAACACCTGGGCCTTCATGCCGCTACTGCCCACGCTGGCCCACGGGCTGACCTGGGTGACGGGCTGGTCCTTCTACACCTGTGCCGCGCTCATCTCCATCGTCGCCTCTGCGGCAGCAGCCCTGGCCATGGACTGGTGGCTGTCACCCCGCACGGGCAGCCGGGCCTCGTTGTGGGCGGTGGCGCTGCTGTGGGGCTCCCCCTGCGCGCCCGTCCTCCAGGTCCCCTACGCAGAGGCACTGACCTTGCTGACGGTCTCCCTGGCACTAGGCCTGACAGACCGTGGGCGGCCGCTGGCAGCGGCACCGTTCACCGTCCTGGCCGCCTTCTCCCGTCCCGTGGGTGTCCCCCTAGGAGCAGCCCTCGGCC includes the following:
- a CDS encoding 5-(carboxyamino)imidazole ribonucleotide synthase — protein: MTTPVVAVVGGGQLARMMQEEASALGIHLRVLVESGEGSAGQVTVDAPVGAADDATALRRLVSGRHGEEAEGARGFCAGQAADVLTFEHEHQDTSLLTSLQSEGLSVQPSPQALLLAQDKRVMRQAVARAGLPQPAWAEVGAMAGGTVRRAGTSAAEAVPESTAGVTADTMAADVRAFAEVHGWPVVLKTPRGGYDGHGVLLVHDAAALDEGPARDWLTAVAAAAAGDTGSSTGGGGSLGGGAVTSLLVEQAVPFSRELAVLVARSPRGQVEAWPAVQTVQASGMCVEAVAPAPGLDPVAAEEAQRIARTVAEEFQVTGVLAVEMFCVEEPDGPARLYVNELATRPHNSGHWTQDGAVTSQFAQHLRAVLGLPLGSAALTAAATVMVNLLGGPQPPGEDALARALALEPRARIHLYGKSWRPGRKLGHVNLTVAPTETPQDALERAREVVAVLRGEG